A stretch of Mastomys coucha isolate ucsf_1 unplaced genomic scaffold, UCSF_Mcou_1 pScaffold1, whole genome shotgun sequence DNA encodes these proteins:
- the Chml gene encoding rab proteins geranylgeranyltransferase component A 2, translated as MADKLPTEFDVVIIGTGLPESILAAACSRSGQRVLHVDSRSYYGGNWASFSFTGLLSWLKDCQQNHDSEEGVTATWQDLIHETEEAIVLCRKDGTIRHTEVFCYASQDVQDSTQDTDALQRNSSPEASAPQADSLDSASVPRERHSAYSASSEAPSRHAEGSDRELSLPSADAEGSLEKETYCGDKTDVATVSGGDKGEHKLVEDSIEQPKRNRITYSQMVKESRRFNIDLVSKLLYSQGSLIDLLIKSNVSRYAEFKNVTRILAFREGKIEQVPCSRADVFNSKELTMVEKRMLMKFLTFCLDYEQHSDEYQDFKQCSFSDYLKTKKLTPNLQHFILHSIAMTSESSCTTLDGLQATKNFLQCLGRFGNTPFIFPLYGQGEIPQCFCRMCAVFGGVYCLRHKVQCLVVDKDSGRCKGIIDDFGQRISANYFIVEDSYLSKETCSNVHYKQISRAVLITDQSILETDSDQQISILVVPPLEPGTASVRVMELCSSTMTCMKDSYLVHLTCLSSKTAREDLEPVVKQLFIPFAEAETEAEPDKDEFRKPRLLWALYFNMRDSSGVSRSSYCGLPSNVYVCSGPDCGLGNEHAVKQAETLFRELFPSEEFCPPPPNPEDIIFEAEG; from the coding sequence ATGGCAGACAAGCTTCCCACAGAGTTTGATGTGGTTATAATAGGCACAGGTCTGCCTGAGTCCATCCTGGCAGCTGCGTGTTCAAGAAGTGGACAGAGAGTTCTGCACGTTGACTCAAGGAGTTACTATGGAGGGAACTGGGCGAGTTTCAGCTTTACAGGTTTGCTGTCCTGGCTGAAGGACTGTCAACAGAACCACGACAGCGAGGAAGGCGTGACTGCCACGTGGCAAGACCTGATCCATGAAACAGAAGAAGCCATCGTTCTTTGCCGGAAGGATGGAACTATTCGGCACACAGAAGTCTTCTGTTACGCTAGTCAAGATGTGCAGGACAGCACGCAAGACACTGATGCTCTACAGAGAAATTCCTCCCCAGAGGCGTCTGCTCCTCAGGCTGACTCTCTGGATTCTGCAAGCGTGCCCAGAGAAAGGCACTCGGCATACTCTGCAAGCTCTGAGGCGCCTTCTAGACATGCAGAGGGAAGTGATAGAGAGCTTTCACTACCctcagctgatgcagagggctcACTGGAGAAAGAAACGTACTGTGGGGATAAAACGGATGTGGCCACAGTTTCAGGTGGAGATAAAGGTGAACACAAACTCGTAGAAGACAGCATTGAACAGCCAAAGAGAAACAGGATTACTTACTCTCAAATGGTTAAGGAGAGCCGGAGATTTAATATTGACTTGGTATCAAAGCTGCTGTATTCTCAAGGGTCACTGATTGATCTGCTAATCAAATCAAATGTTAGCCGTTATGCAGAATTTAAGAATGTCACTAGGATCCTTGCATTTcgggaagggaaaatagaacaGGTGCCTTGCTCCAGAGCAGATGTCTTCAATAGTAAAGAGCTCACTATGGTTGAGAAGAGAATGCTGATGAAGTTTCTTACATTCTGTTTAGACTATGAACAACATTCTGATGAATACCAAGATTTCAAACAATGTTCATTTTCTGActacttaaaaactaaaaaactaacACCCAACCTCCAACATTTCATACTGCACTCAATTGCAATGACATCAGAATCATCCTGCACTACATTAGATGGCCTTCAAGCAACAAAGAACTTCCTTCAGTGTCTCGGACGGTTTGGCAACACTCCctttatatttcctttatatGGCCAAGGTGAAATCCCCCAGTGTTTCTGCAGGATGTGTGCAGTTTTCGGCGGAGTCTATTGTCTTCGCCATAAAGTACAATGCCTTGTAGTTGACAAAGACTCTGGAAGATGTAAAGGAATCATAGATGACTTTGGTCAGAGAATAAGTGCAAACTACTTTATTGTGGAGGACAGTTATCTTTCTAAGGAAACATGCTCAAATGTGCACTATAAGCAGATCTCAAGGGCAGTGCTCATCACAGATCAGTCCATCTTGGAGACGGATTCAGACCAGCAGATTTCCATTTTAGTAGTGCCTCCTCTGGAACCAGGAACCGCTTCTGTTCGAGTCATGGAATTATGTTCATCAACCATGACATGCATGAAGGACAGCTATCTGGTCCACCTGACCTGTTTGTCCTCAAAAACAGCCAGAGAAGACTTGGAACCTGTGGTGAAACAGTTATTCATTCCTTttgcagaagcagaaacagaagcagaaccaGACAAAGATGAATTCAGGAAACCAAGACTCTTGTGGGCTCTTTATTTTAATATGAGAGATTCCTCGGGAGTGAGCCGAAGCTCATACTGCGGCTTACCTTCCAATGTGTACGTCTGCTCTGGGCCTGACTGTGGACTGGGGAATGAGCATGCGGTCAAGCAAGCTGAAACACTGTTCCGGGAGCTCTTTCCCAGTGAAGAGTTCTGCCCGCCTCCACCAAACCCTGAAGACATTATCTTTGAAGCTGAGGGTTAG